In Streptomyces ambofaciens ATCC 23877, a single genomic region encodes these proteins:
- a CDS encoding RNA polymerase sigma-70 factor: MHAGQDLGSLEEATRQFVEARPRLFGIAYRVLGSAVEAEDVLQEAWMRWQKADRTDIVEPAAFLATVTTRLAINTAQSARVRREAYVGPWLPEPVDTSSDPQVGAERAEAVEMAVLLLLERLNPVERAAYVLREAFDYPYKQVAAILETSEGNTRQLVSRARKHLATERREQVSRTEHQRLLEVFLTAAQTGDLATLERVLAADVVSYADGGGVRGASRIPVVGRPHVSKYLAAFAPRFWPQSDVRWVEANDRPAVLVRSEGKAVALLCIDASAEGIDRLMWVMNPDKLSPYEASLSG, from the coding sequence ATGCACGCAGGCCAGGACCTCGGCTCTCTCGAAGAGGCGACACGGCAGTTCGTCGAGGCGCGTCCGCGGCTCTTCGGGATCGCCTACCGCGTACTCGGCAGCGCCGTCGAGGCCGAGGACGTGCTGCAGGAAGCGTGGATGCGGTGGCAGAAGGCCGACCGCACGGACATCGTCGAGCCGGCCGCCTTCCTGGCCACCGTGACCACCCGCCTCGCGATCAACACGGCCCAGTCCGCCAGGGTACGGCGTGAGGCGTACGTCGGCCCGTGGCTCCCCGAGCCCGTCGACACCAGCTCGGACCCGCAGGTGGGTGCGGAGCGGGCGGAGGCCGTCGAGATGGCGGTGCTGCTCCTGCTGGAGAGACTCAACCCGGTGGAACGGGCCGCCTACGTCCTGCGAGAAGCGTTCGACTACCCCTACAAGCAGGTGGCCGCCATCCTGGAGACGAGCGAGGGTAACACCCGCCAGCTGGTGAGCCGGGCCCGCAAACACCTCGCCACCGAACGCCGCGAGCAGGTGAGCCGGACCGAACACCAGCGCCTTCTGGAGGTGTTCCTCACCGCGGCGCAGACCGGCGACCTCGCCACCCTCGAGCGGGTCCTGGCGGCGGACGTCGTCAGCTACGCGGACGGGGGAGGTGTCCGGGGAGCCTCCCGCATCCCGGTGGTCGGACGCCCGCACGTCTCCAAGTACCTCGCCGCCTTCGCGCCCCGCTTCTGGCCGCAGTCCGATGTGCGCTGGGTCGAGGCCAACGATCGCCCGGCCGTACTGGTCCGGTCCGAGGGAAAGGCCGTGGCCCTGCTCTGCATCGACGCGTCGGCGGAGGGCATCGACCGGCTCATGTGGGTGATGAACCCGGACAAGCTGTCGCCCTACGAGGCGTCGTTGAGCGGCTGA